The sequence GGATAGGGTGCGGCGCCAGCGACACAGGCTTGCAGGTAATCGCGAATGATCTTGAGATGGCCGGTGGTTTCCTTGACGAAAATTTTCCTGAGTACCGGGTCCATTTCCGGCTCAGGCACGTCTTGCGCCGGCTCCTGACCCGCGGCCTCGAGCAGGCCGTCAATGTGCGGCGCAACCATGGTGGCATCACCGATATCATCGACAGCGGCGGCTTGTTCAATTTCCGACTCAACGGGACCAGGTTCGGCCAGGCGGACCGCCAGCGCCACCAGCCCTGCGACGTTGGTCTTGGTCTTTCTGCCAACCTCCAGTTCCTCGACCAATTCCGGCAGCACCGCGCAACTGACGGTCAGCAACCTGATCATCTCAATATCGAGCTCCAGCGTACCGTCGATGATCCGGTTCATCAGGTTCTCAACCGCCCAGGAAAATTCGGAGATCCGTCTGGCGCCAACCATCCGGCCACTGCCCTTGAGCGTGTGGTAGGAGCGCCGCATCCGACGCAAAGCCTCATGGTTGCCGGTGTCCGCTTTCCAGATCGCCTGCTGCTTCCTGATCACCAGAATTTCGTCGCGCGCTTCCTCGATAAACAACTCGAGAAACTCGGGATCCAGCCTTTCGCCCGGATCGCCTGTTTTTAGGTCCAGCACCGGCAGTTCTTCGACAGTTAGCCTGGCCTGCTCTCTCACCTCGCCCCGTGGCCATTCTCCGGCTTGCCGGACAACGACGGTCGCATCCTGGTCCGCTTCGTCTACTGCCGGGATTCGATCCATTTCCCCGAGCGCTGCCAGCGCCTCGAGACAGTTATCGATATTGCCCAGCATGTACCAGGGGTCGCTACGGCCATTTCTCATTGTTTCCAGGTAATACTCGACGCTGACGAGTGCATCGGCGAGCAGATCCAGCCCCCTGGCGCTGATCGATTCCAGCCCAGGTTGCACGTATTGCCGAATCAGGGCGCTGATTTTCTCCGTTTGCTCGACCGCACGCGATTTTTCCAGCATCAGCAGTCCGGACACGACGCCGCGCATCAAGTCGGGAACCTGGTCCATCGGCTGGAACTCGCCGTGATTCAGCGCATGGCTCATCGCGTCCTTTACTCTTGCGAGATTGACCAGGCATTCTCGCAGCACCGCATCGGCAACCGGACGAAATTCGCGTGCCGCATCGCTGTCTTCACCTTCCGCTACCTGCTTTTTTTCTGGCGTCGGTAAAATCAGCTTTAGCAACGCGTCATCCAGGTTATCCTCGACCTGGAGCAAGGCGGCGGCCATCTGCAAAAAATCAGCTTCCTCGAGTGAATCGTCGCCACTCAAAAGCACCTGCAGACGGCTGGTCTCATTCATGACCAGGGTGCGCAGATCACCCAGCCCAAGCACGCCGAGCGTATCGCTTATTTTCTTGAGCAATTCGGCCTGCGGCATCAACTCCTGCACGGATTCCATACCGGTGCGAACGAAAATATCGAGTACATCCTTTACATTGGCCAGATCTTCCTTGATAGCCGCGGCAACTGTTTTCATCAGCTTCACGCTTGGCGCAGACAGACCCTCGCGTGCCCGTTCAATTTCCTCATCGCCGGGCAGAATTTCGTCCAGTTTGAAAGCACGCTGGATCGCAGCAACGCGCGTGCCGTTACTGGTGGCGCGGCCGATGTAATACAGCAGGTTGTTGCGCAATTCGGCGGAACTGTCCCCGCCGTCGCCTTCCTCGCCAATATCGACCAATCTTTTTATTTGTCGATCCGCCTGGCCGAGCAACCGTTTTAACGACACGCTGGTCTCCAGCCCCTGGTCGCTCAGGGCCTCGATGATGCCGCCTACAACCCACCAAAGCTGCTCTACCTCGCGGTTGCTTGCCGCCAGCTCCAGGCTTTCCGCGATCTCGGACAGGATTTCGAGTTCCTTTCCGGGATCGCTGCCGCGTATCCAGCCAAGCAAACTGTTTTGAAATCTCGGTCGCTGACGCGCTGCAACTTCCCGGATATCGAGTTGCTTATCGATAACTTTTTTGCCCGGTGAAGCTGCGGGTTGCCTGTCAGCGGTGAGATTCAGCAGCAGCAATGTCCCTTCAGACCACAGCGGTCGTCCACGAACCGAGCGGAGATCGTTGAGCAGGGGCAAGAGAATCAACGCGATATCACGGCCGCCATTGATAACCCGATCCAGGTAAACCGGTAACTGAATCATCGAGCGACTCAGCGCCTCCAACGCATCGGTTTGCGTTTTCTCTCCACGCTGGCTCTTGAGGAGATAGGCAATAACTTTTTCCATCTCCTCGGCCAGCAACGCCGCGCCATAAATTTCGACCAGACGCAGCACCCCTTGGACTACATGCAGATGCTCCGCTGCCTGCCGCAGAATCTGCTGTTGCCCGTGATCCTCGATATACTCCTCAAGGGCGACGCGCGCGCACTGCAGGGTCTCTGACAGACCCTGGCTAACCAACTCCAGGTTTTGCCGGGTTATTTCACCGCCGTACCGGTTGTCGGACACCTGATTCAAACCTGCACTGCCTCGTCGCGGTCGTCCCCCGCATTCAATGCATCGACGAGGTTCGGTTCGACCAGCGGTGCGTCGGCTGTTTGTTTCCCCACCGCCGGGCTGTCGTTTCCGGTTTCGTCGTCCGGCAGGGTGAAACCTGCCACCGAGCGCTTGAGTTGAGTCGCCAGTTCAGCGAGCTTGCGAATCGACGCCGAAGTCGCGCTCGTGCTTTCCGCGGTTTGGTCGCTGATTTCCCTGAGTACTCCCGTATTGCGGGAGATATCGGCAGCAACCAGCGACTGTTGCCTGGCTGAATCGGAAATATTCTGTACCAGGGAAGCGATCTGGTTTGAAACCTGTTCGATTTCCTCCAGCGCCGCACCGGCGTTTTCAGCCAGCAGCGCGCCGCCAACCACATCGGTCGTGCTGCGCTCCATTGAAACAACTGCTTCATTGGTATCCGACTGGATCGTGCGCACCAGGACTTCGATCTGCTTGGTCGCATTGGTCGAGCGTTCGGCCAGACGCTGAACCTCATCGGCGACCACCGCGAATCCTCTGCCCGCCTCGCCGGCCATGCTCGCCTGTATCGAAGCGTTCAATGCCAAAATATTCGTTTGCTCGGCAATATCATTGATCAGCTCGATAATATTGCCGATTTCCTGCGAGCTTTCTCCCAACCTTTTGATGCGCTTGGACGTATTCTGAATGGTTTCGCGAATCCTGTTCATCCCCTCGATCGTCCGGCGTACAGCATCGCCGCCTTTGTGGGCGACATCAACCGAATGGCGCGCAACATCTGCCGCACGTTCCGCGTTACCCGACACTTCCTCGACGGAGTTGGCCATCCGGGCGATCGATTCGGTCGTGGAACCAACCTGTTGAGCCTGGGTCTCGCTGGCCGCTGCAAGATGGCTGATCGTGGCTTCTGACTGCCTGGCAGCCGCATCCACCAGGATCGAGGAATCCCTGATCGTCGTGACCAGGTTCCTCAATGCCTCGATCGCGTAATTGATGGAGTCGGCGATAGCGCCGGTAATATGCTCGGTTACCGTTGCCTGCACGGTCAGGTCGCCATCTGCAAGATTACCCAATTCATCCAGCAACCTGAGTATTGCTTGCTGGTTGCGCTCATTCTGACGGGCATGCTCCTCGGCAACCCGCTGTATATTGGCGCTCGAGAAATAGAACCAGACCACGCCCGCCAGAAATAACAGCGCAGCTACCAGGATGATGAAATGCAGGGCCGGGCTGGCAAGCAGCCCCCCGGCCGGACCCGCTTCGTCAACCGCGGTTGTAATTTTACCGCGCAGGCTATTGGCCACCGCGATAAGATCGGCGCCCGCGGCCAGTGAACTGACGCTGGCGGCAACGCCCTCTGCCGCGGCCCGCAACACCGGCGCTACTGTCTGGTAGGCCAGACCGACTTCGTCCGCAGCTTGGCCGCCAAATTGCTGATCGCCCAGCAA is a genomic window of Pseudomonadota bacterium containing:
- a CDS encoding methyl-accepting chemotaxis protein; protein product: MTDNFDSVKWLPALMGALGLMLLLALLTAYMGSRASSASQSRALGVSLLDQRLGAVAEAVSSAGKGESAGYRQLADLKEAVASAREKLAGAGIEAGLSGDWQAFSIAMNGLLAAQDKAQGLPAAVDQAIIDAGVFITVLKRMSASLLGSRWQDQRESLEQAAGLTGSAVVILQSYKDGQIGVEEFSTQIASTAENLAAKVEQLLGDQQFGGQAADEVGLAYQTVAPVLRAAAEGVAASVSSLAAGADLIAVANSLRGKITTAVDEAGPAGGLLASPALHFIILVAALLFLAGVVWFYFSSANIQRVAEEHARQNERNQQAILRLLDELGNLADGDLTVQATVTEHITGAIADSINYAIEALRNLVTTIRDSSILVDAAARQSEATISHLAAASETQAQQVGSTTESIARMANSVEEVSGNAERAADVARHSVDVAHKGGDAVRRTIEGMNRIRETIQNTSKRIKRLGESSQEIGNIIELINDIAEQTNILALNASIQASMAGEAGRGFAVVADEVQRLAERSTNATKQIEVLVRTIQSDTNEAVVSMERSTTDVVGGALLAENAGAALEEIEQVSNQIASLVQNISDSARQQSLVAADISRNTGVLREISDQTAESTSATSASIRKLAELATQLKRSVAGFTLPDDETGNDSPAVGKQTADAPLVEPNLVDALNAGDDRDEAVQV